The Chryseolinea soli genome contains a region encoding:
- a CDS encoding fibronectin type III domain-containing protein, which translates to MKKIVRVALNMRLMNDEVLEVKIQSILRNMANNVNFPAPIPEVQALDVAFKAFQAALVAQRTGSKEDTARKNELRAALAVAYRNLGNVVDAKSNNDLSVLLSTGFDARKEPTRTGRLEKPDGLQVTPTTLPGSVKMSIGKVASATLYMFQYAPSPVTEESQWKTINSTTRTKTIDNLELGKQYAFRVAVAGSDPEVVHSDVVLRFVA; encoded by the coding sequence ATGAAAAAGATTGTTCGTGTAGCGCTCAACATGCGCCTGATGAATGACGAGGTGCTGGAAGTAAAAATTCAGTCCATCCTGAGAAACATGGCCAACAATGTAAACTTCCCTGCGCCCATCCCCGAGGTTCAGGCGCTGGACGTTGCCTTCAAAGCCTTCCAGGCTGCGTTGGTCGCCCAGCGCACGGGCTCGAAAGAAGACACAGCCCGCAAAAATGAACTGCGCGCAGCGCTTGCCGTGGCCTATCGCAATCTGGGCAATGTAGTAGATGCAAAAAGCAACAACGACCTCAGCGTGCTGCTCAGCACCGGCTTCGACGCCCGCAAGGAGCCGACGAGGACCGGACGCCTGGAGAAACCGGATGGCCTCCAGGTGACGCCCACCACCCTGCCGGGTTCGGTGAAAATGAGCATCGGCAAAGTGGCCAGCGCCACGCTCTACATGTTCCAATACGCACCCAGCCCGGTAACGGAAGAAAGCCAATGGAAAACGATCAACAGCACCACCCGCACGAAAACGATCGACAACCTTGAACTGGGTAAGCAATATGCTTTCCGCGTGGCGGTGGCGGGGTCGGATCCGGAGGTGGTGCATTCGGATGTGGTGCTGCGGTTTGTGGCGTAG